Proteins from a genomic interval of Ictalurus furcatus strain D&B chromosome 2, Billie_1.0, whole genome shotgun sequence:
- the kcnk2b gene encoding potassium channel subfamily K member 2b: MTGTFRNIKNNHKWIKRQRLISLIIQLFFSYNSVSQSALFLTVDWILITTDLLAAPDLLDPKAAAHNSKPRLSFSAKPVVLNTQDDFEPRVSVMRWKTVLTVFLLVVLYLIMGATVFKALEQPHENSQKLAILSQKLQFLIDHPCVNSTELEELVKQVMSAIRAGVNPSGKSSNVTSLWDLSSSFFFAGTVITTIGFGNISPHTEGGRIFCIVYALLGIPLFGFLLAGVGDQLGTIFGKGIAKVEKMIVKWNVSQTKIRVISTVLFILFGCLLFVTLPAIIFKHIEGWSALESIYFVVITLTTIGFGDFVAGEGERRHHQESNGGLEMEYLDYYKPVVWFWILVGLAYFAAVLSMIGDWFRVISKKTKEEVGEFRAHAAEWTANVSAEFKETRRRLSVDIYDRFQRAASIKRKLSAELGLNNVPMNQEMTPGKRARSVNLGDDREMYPAFTLAHNGSLFLNGLSPEYADRRDIAIIEHLK; the protein is encoded by the exons atgacaggaactttccgcaacattaaaaacaaccataaatggataaaaagacaACGTCTCATTTCATTAATAATTCAATTATTCTTCTCCTATAACAGCGTCtcccaaagtgctttattccttacggTAGACTGGATACTAATAACCACAGATTTAT TGGCCGCTCCTGATCTTCTGGACCCCAAAGCTGCTGCTCACAACTCCAAGCCCCGCCTGTCTTTCTCTGCCAAGCCGGTGGTGTTGAACACTCAGGATGACTTTGAGCCGCGCGTGAGCGTCATGCGCTGGAAAACCGTGCTCACCGTCTTCCTTCTGGTCGTCCTCTACCTTATCATGGGAGCCACCGTGTTCAAGGCACTGGAGCAGCCGCACGAGAACTCGCAGAAACTCGCCATCCTCAGCCAGAAGCTTCAGTTTCTCATAGATCACCCTTGCGTCAACTCCACCGAGCTGGAGGAGTTAGTGAAG CAGGTGATGTCAGCCATCCGAGCGGGCGTGAACCCTTCTGGAAAATCGTCCAATGTGACAAGTTTGTGGGATCTGAGCAGCTCCTTCTTCTTTGCCGGGACTGTTATCACCACTATAG gCTTCGGGAACATTTCCCCTCATACAGAAGGAGGCAGAATATTCTGCATAGTGTACGCGCTGCTGGGAATCCCTCTGTTCGGCTTCCTGCTGGCGGGAGTGGGCGACCAGCTGGGGACCATATTCGGAAAGGGCATCGCTAAAGTGGAGAAGATGATTGTG AAGTGGAACGTGAGTCAGACGAAGATCCGTGTGATCTCCACGGTGCTCTTCATCCTCTTCGGCTGCCTCCTTTTCGTCACGTTGCCGGCCATCATCTTCAAGCATATTGAAGGCTGGAGCGCCCTAGAGTCCATTTACTTTGTCGTCATCACCTTGACGACCATCGGCTTTGGCGATTTTGTTGCAGGTGAGGGCGAACGCCGTCACCACCAGGAGAGCAAcg GTGGCTTGGAGATGGAATACCTGGACTACTATAAGCCGGTGGTATGGTTTTGGATTCTGGTGGGACTGGCCTACTTCGCCGCAGTGCTCAGCATGATCGGAGACTGGTTTCGGGTCAtctcaaagaaaacaaaagaggag GTGGGCGAGTTTCGAGCGCACGCTGCCGAGTGGACAGCCAACGTTTCTGCCGAATTCAAAGAGACACGTCGTCGCCTCAGCGTTGACATCTACGACAGGTTCCAGCGTGCCGCTTCCATCAAGCGCAAGCTCTCGGCCGAGCTCGGCCTCAACAACGTGCCAATGAACCAGGAGATGACGCCGGGCAAGCGGGCACGCTCCGTCAACTTAGGAGACGACAGAGAGATGTATCCAGCCTTCACGCTAGCACACAACGGCAGCCTGTTCCTCAACGGCCTCAGCCCGGAGTACGCCGACCGCCGTGACATCGCCATAATAGAACACCTGAAATGA